A part of Perognathus longimembris pacificus isolate PPM17 chromosome 16, ASM2315922v1, whole genome shotgun sequence genomic DNA contains:
- the Mfsd10 gene encoding major facilitator superfamily domain-containing protein 10 — protein MEWRGEPGCTPRPPIRAQPAPERRVLAVLFLGLLLDLLAFTLLLPLLPRLLEGQGRAADPLYGSWQRRVNWLASAIGMPAERRYNTVLFGGLIGSVFSLLQFLSAPLTGAASDCLGRRPVMLLCLMGLATSYAVWAASRSFLAFLLSRVIGGISKGNVSLSTTVVADLASPAARGQGMAIIGVAFSLAFMLGPMLGASLSDETVPWLSLLFALSDLLLIFCFLPETLPPEKRASSVALGFRSAANLLSPLALLRFSAVSHGQGSAAAHKLGSLRRLGLAYFLYLFLFSGLEYTLSFLAHQRFQFSSLQQGKMFFFIGLTMAAIQGGYTRRIGPGRETAAVKRALLLLVPAFLLIGWGRSLPVLGLGLLLYSFAAAAVVPCLSSVVASYGSAGQKGTVMGTLRSLGALARAVGPLVAASVYWLAGAQLCFTLYSGLFLLPFLLLRKLRHPEHMLKAE, from the exons ATGGAATGGCGAGGGGAGCCGGGCTGCACCCCGCGCCCGCCCATCCGCGCGCAGCCCGCGCCCGAGCGCCGAGTGCTGGCCGTGCTCTTCCTGGGCTTGCTGCTCGACCTGCTGGCCTTcacgctgctgctgccgctgctgccccGGCTGCTGGAGGGCCAGGGCCGCGCTGCC gaCCCTCTGTATGGCTCCTGGCAGCGCAGGGTGAACTGGCTGGCGTCCGCCATCGGGATGCCTGCGGAGAGGAGGTACAACACCGTGCTGTTCGGAG GTCTCATAGGCTCGGTCTTCTCCCTGCTGCAGTTCCTGTCGGCTCCCCTCACCGGGGCGGCCTCCGACTGTCTGGGGAGGCGCCCCGTCATGCTGCTCTGCCTG ATGGGTTTAGCCACCTCTTATGCAGTGTGGGCTGCTTCTCGAAGCTTCCTGGCCTTCCTGCTCTCCAGGGTTATTGGAGGCATCAGCAAAGGGAACGTTAGCCTCTCCACCACCGTCGTGGCTGACCTGGCCTCCCCCGCTGCGCGCGGACAAGGCATG GCCATCATCGGGGTGGCCTTCTCCCTGGCCTTCATGCTGGGCCCCATGCTCGGGGCCTCCTTGTCTGACGAGACGGTGCCCTGGCTCAGCCTGCTCTTCGCCCTCTCAGACCTGCTGCTCATCTTCTGCTTCCTGCCGGAGACTCTGCCCCCCGAGAAGCGG GCCTCCTCCGTTGCCCTGGGCTTCCGCTCTGCTGCCAACCTGCTCAGCCCCCTGGCCCTGCTCCGCTTTTCAGCTGTCAGCCACGGCCAGGGCTCCGCCGCCGCACACA AGCTCGGCAGCCTGCGCCGCCTGGGCCTGGCCTACTTCCTGTACCTCTTCCTCTTCTCGGGTCTGGAGTACACGCTCAGCTTCCTGGCGCACCAGCGGTTCCAGTTCAGCAG CCTGCAGCAGGGCAAGATGTTTTTCTTCATCGGCCTCACCATGGCCGCCATACAGGGGGGCTACACGCGGAGGATCGGCCCTGGCAGGGAAACGGCAGCTGTGAAGCGG GCCTTGCTGCTGCTGGTGCCGGCCTTCCTCCTCATCGGCTGGGGGCGCTCTCTGcctgtgctgggcctggggctgctgCTCTACTCCTTCG CCGCAGCAGCCGTGGTGCCCTGCCTGTCCTCCGTGGTCGCTAGCTATG GCTCAGCAGGGCAGAAGGGCACGGTGATGGGCACGCTGCGGAGCCTGGGAGCCCTGGCCAGGGCAGTGGGGCCGCTGGTGGCCGCTTCAG TGTACTGGCTGGCCGGGGCCCAGCTCTGCTTCACCCTGTACTCCGGGCTCTTCctgctccccttcctcctcctacgGAAGCTGAGGCATCCAGAACACATGCTCAAGGCCGAGTAG